One stretch of Musicola paradisiaca NCPPB 2511 DNA includes these proteins:
- a CDS encoding pyridoxal-phosphate-dependent aminotransferase family protein has protein sequence MHNELLAQINPPHRLLMGPGPINADPRVLRAMSSQLIGQYDPAMTGYMNQVMALYRQLFRTDNRWTLLVDGTSRAGIEAILVSAIRPGDRVLVPVFGRFGHLLCEIARRCRADVHTIEAPWGEVFTPDQIEDAIKRVKPRLLLTVQGDTSTTMLQPLAELGDICRRHDVLFYTDATASFGGNPLETDAWGLDAVSAGLQKCLGGPSGSSPVTLSPRMEAVIRQRKCVEQGIRTADHQDGDDEMIYSNYFDLGMVMDYWGPERLNHHTEATSMLFAARECARVILEEGLDASIARHRLHGDALLAGIEGMGLQAYGDVANKMNNVLGVVIPQGVHGEQVRKLLLEDFAIEIGTSFGPLQGKIWRIGTMGYNARKDCVMQTLSVLEAVLNHLGFATVQGAAMQAAWDVYRNRKEPA, from the coding sequence ATGCATAACGAACTGCTGGCGCAAATCAATCCGCCGCACCGCCTGTTGATGGGGCCGGGCCCGATCAACGCCGATCCGCGCGTACTGCGCGCCATGTCCAGCCAATTGATCGGCCAGTACGATCCGGCGATGACCGGCTACATGAATCAGGTGATGGCGCTGTATCGCCAGTTGTTCCGTACCGACAACCGTTGGACCCTGCTGGTGGACGGCACGTCGCGCGCCGGGATCGAGGCGATTCTGGTATCGGCGATCCGCCCTGGCGATCGGGTGTTGGTGCCGGTGTTCGGCCGCTTCGGCCATCTGTTGTGCGAGATTGCCCGCCGTTGCCGCGCCGATGTGCACACCATCGAAGCGCCGTGGGGCGAGGTGTTCACGCCGGATCAGATCGAAGACGCCATTAAGCGGGTGAAGCCGCGCCTGCTGCTCACCGTGCAGGGCGATACCTCGACCACCATGCTGCAACCGCTGGCGGAGCTGGGGGATATCTGTCGTCGTCATGACGTCCTTTTTTACACCGACGCCACCGCGTCGTTCGGCGGCAACCCGCTGGAAACCGACGCCTGGGGGCTGGATGCGGTGTCCGCCGGGTTGCAGAAATGCCTGGGCGGGCCGTCCGGCAGTTCGCCGGTCACGCTCAGCCCGCGCATGGAGGCGGTGATTCGCCAGCGTAAATGCGTGGAGCAGGGCATCCGTACCGCCGACCATCAGGACGGCGACGACGAAATGATTTATTCCAACTATTTCGACCTCGGCATGGTGATGGATTATTGGGGGCCGGAGCGCCTCAATCACCATACCGAGGCCACCAGCATGCTGTTCGCTGCCCGGGAATGCGCCCGCGTTATTCTGGAAGAGGGGCTGGATGCCAGTATTGCCCGTCACCGGCTGCACGGCGATGCGTTGCTGGCCGGCATCGAAGGCATGGGGCTGCAAGCTTACGGCGATGTTGCCAACAAGATGAACAACGTATTGGGGGTGGTGATCCCGCAAGGCGTCCACGGCGAACAGGTGCGCAAGCTGCTGCTGGAGGATTTCGCCATCGAGATCGGCACCTCGTTCGGGCCGTTGCAGGGCAAGATCTGGCGTATCGGCACCATGGGGTATAACGCCCGAAAGGATTGCGTGATGCAGACGCTGAGCGTGCTGGAAGCGGTGCTGAATCATCTGGGGTTCGCGACGGTTCAAGGCGCGGCGATGCAGGCGGCGTGGGATGTTTACCGCAACCGCAAGGAGCCGGCATGA
- the hpxK gene encoding allantoate amidohydrolase, with amino-acid sequence MSDVLTAAEAQCAARRVMQRCDELAAISETVGQLTRVYLSPEHLRANRRVGEWMQEAGMRVWQDSVGNICGRYDGHTPDAPALLLGSHLDTVRNAGRYDGMLGVLSAIETVASLHRQGIRLPLAVEIVGFGDEEGTRFGITLLGSRGLTGTWPSDWLSRTDADGVTVASALHTAGLNVDAIGDAERAAREIAAYLELHIEQGPCLEQAALALGVVTAINGARRLNCTFTGLAGHAGTVPMSQRQDALAAAAAWMTRAEQLTLASDPHLVATFGTLQCLPGAANVIPGEVRLTLDIRGPADAPLDALLQQLLDLAQTIATTRGCAFNAEEYYRIAATPCDNALQQRLSDAVTAVQGRNLRLPSGAGHDAIAIAERWPVGMLFVRCKGGVSHHPDESVLTDDVALALQALWLTVLGYR; translated from the coding sequence ATGAGCGACGTGCTGACGGCGGCTGAAGCGCAGTGCGCCGCACGTCGCGTAATGCAGCGTTGCGATGAGCTGGCGGCCATCAGCGAGACTGTCGGTCAACTGACGCGGGTCTACCTGTCGCCGGAGCATCTGCGCGCCAATCGGCGAGTCGGCGAATGGATGCAGGAAGCCGGCATGCGCGTCTGGCAGGATAGCGTCGGCAATATCTGCGGGCGTTATGATGGGCACACGCCCGACGCGCCGGCGCTGCTGCTGGGTTCTCATCTGGATACGGTGCGCAACGCCGGGCGCTATGACGGCATGCTCGGCGTGTTGAGCGCGATTGAAACCGTCGCCAGTTTGCATCGCCAAGGGATCCGGCTGCCGCTGGCGGTGGAAATTGTCGGTTTTGGCGACGAAGAAGGCACTCGTTTCGGCATTACCCTGCTGGGAAGCCGGGGGCTGACCGGTACCTGGCCGTCCGACTGGTTATCGCGCACGGATGCGGACGGTGTCACCGTCGCCAGCGCGTTGCACACCGCCGGGCTGAACGTCGATGCCATTGGCGACGCCGAACGGGCGGCGCGGGAGATTGCGGCGTATCTGGAATTGCATATCGAGCAGGGGCCTTGTCTGGAGCAGGCGGCGCTGGCGCTGGGGGTGGTGACAGCCATCAACGGCGCCCGGCGGTTGAACTGTACGTTTACCGGCCTGGCGGGGCACGCGGGGACGGTACCGATGTCGCAGCGGCAGGACGCGCTGGCTGCCGCCGCCGCCTGGATGACGCGGGCGGAGCAGCTCACTTTGGCGAGCGACCCGCATCTGGTGGCGACGTTCGGTACCCTGCAATGTTTGCCGGGGGCGGCGAATGTGATCCCGGGGGAAGTGCGGCTGACGCTGGATATTCGCGGGCCGGCCGACGCGCCGCTGGATGCCTTGCTGCAACAGTTGCTGGATCTGGCTCAGACCATAGCGACCACGCGCGGTTGTGCGTTTAACGCCGAAGAGTATTACCGCATCGCGGCGACGCCGTGCGACAACGCACTGCAACAGCGGCTTTCCGACGCGGTGACGGCGGTGCAGGGCCGCAATTTGCGACTGCCGAGCGGCGCGGGCCATGATGCTATCGCCATCGCTGAACGCTGGCCGGTGGGAATGCTGTTTGTCCGTTGCAAGGGCGGCGTCAGCCACCATCCGGATGAATCGGTATTGACCGACGATGTGGCGCTGGCGTTGCAGGCGCTGTGGCTGACGGTGTTGGGATATCGCTGA
- a CDS encoding glutathione S-transferase N-terminal domain-containing protein produces MQLYLNETSPFSRVVVATALLSHCSPLTFIWVDPWSSPINLKSVNPFCLIPTLELGNGVALTESLCICQYLIATYQPQALRQVDSAQANEIKQLGAAKTLMDIAFRTAVLARYTESDNALIQRGQAGMMEALKQLNKEIGDEGINTHLTPNLATLYFHAALEYVQFRHGALFNEVDNEHVVDFLRCSPFASVLSLINTTCLAKKPDYASLLSGFIR; encoded by the coding sequence ATGCAACTGTACCTTAATGAAACATCCCCTTTCTCACGTGTGGTCGTCGCAACCGCTCTTTTATCACACTGCTCACCACTCACATTTATTTGGGTTGACCCCTGGAGTTCCCCCATTAATCTTAAAAGCGTCAATCCATTTTGCCTGATCCCCACTTTGGAACTTGGTAACGGAGTGGCTCTTACCGAAAGTTTATGCATTTGCCAGTATTTAATTGCAACCTATCAACCCCAAGCGTTACGCCAGGTAGACTCGGCACAGGCCAATGAAATTAAACAGTTAGGGGCAGCAAAGACGCTGATGGACATTGCGTTTCGAACCGCAGTATTAGCACGCTATACCGAAAGTGATAACGCGCTTATTCAGAGAGGGCAGGCCGGTATGATGGAGGCGCTGAAACAGCTCAATAAAGAGATCGGTGATGAGGGAATCAATACCCATCTGACGCCAAATCTTGCCACATTGTATTTCCATGCGGCTCTGGAATATGTCCAGTTTCGTCATGGTGCGTTGTTTAATGAGGTGGACAATGAACATGTGGTCGATTTCCTGCGATGTTCCCCTTTTGCTAGCGTACTGTCGCTGATCAATACGACGTGTTTAGCTAAGAAACCTGATTATGCCAGCTTACTTTCTGGTTTTATCCGGTAG
- a CDS encoding integrase core domain-containing protein, with protein TKAMSPQTNGICERFHKTILQEFYQMTFRKKLYGDIDTLQSDLDEWLHYYNNERTHQGKMCCGRTPMETLLDGKRIWAEKNLSQM; from the coding sequence GACCAAAGCGATGTCGCCACAAACCAACGGTATCTGCGAACGGTTCCATAAGACGATATTGCAGGAGTTTTATCAGATGACATTCCGTAAAAAACTGTACGGAGACATTGATACTCTGCAATCGGATCTTGATGAATGGTTGCATTATTACAATAATGAACGAACTCATCAGGGAAAAATGTGCTGTGGGCGGACGCCGATGGAAACATTACTTGATGGAAAACGCATCTGGGCTGAGAAAAATTTAAGCCAGATGTAA
- a CDS encoding IS481 family transposase, with protein sequence MLHTNNPVIKHKAGLLNLAEELGNVSKACKVMGVSRDTFYRYRELAEQGGVDALINRSRRSPNLKNRTDAATEQA encoded by the coding sequence ATGTTGCATACTAACAATCCTGTCATCAAACACAAAGCGGGTTTACTGAATCTGGCCGAAGAACTTGGTAATGTTTCGAAAGCCTGTAAAGTCATGGGCGTATCGCGCGATACTTTCTATCGTTATCGGGAGTTGGCTGAACAAGGCGGTGTTGATGCGTTAATCAACCGAAGTCGCCGTAGTCCGAACTTGAAAAACAGAACCGATGCAGCAACGGAACAGGC
- a CDS encoding YbfB/YjiJ family MFS transporter — translation MLNNRIINRDSLAGMGATLIGNGIGRFAYIALMPALIQSDWFSKSEASYLGVATLLGYILGAPAANVLLRYFSAGQLIRAAMLVSSFSYFGCALKEAPLNWFYVCRTLAGIAGALLMVVAPPVIVRKYKPSVKARVSGVVFSGIGLGAMLSGTLIPLLIYFSIMSAWLGMGAIAFATTVLTWSAWKNTDKTSQPIDANVSFFQLSKFQIRSVALILLAYTCNAIGYLPHTLFWVDYIVRELGMSLSALVATRSDISA, via the coding sequence ATGTTGAATAACCGAATCATTAATCGAGACAGTTTAGCGGGTATGGGAGCGACGCTGATAGGAAATGGAATAGGTCGATTTGCCTATATTGCCTTGATGCCCGCATTAATTCAAAGTGACTGGTTTAGCAAAAGTGAAGCCTCATATTTAGGGGTGGCAACACTTCTAGGCTATATATTAGGCGCACCGGCAGCCAATGTTTTATTACGTTACTTTAGTGCAGGCCAATTAATTCGTGCAGCTATGTTGGTTAGCAGTTTTAGTTATTTTGGATGTGCGCTAAAAGAAGCGCCACTGAACTGGTTTTATGTTTGCCGCACGTTGGCCGGAATAGCGGGTGCGTTGTTAATGGTTGTTGCCCCCCCGGTCATTGTTCGTAAATACAAACCCAGTGTAAAAGCCAGAGTAAGTGGCGTTGTTTTCTCAGGCATCGGACTCGGTGCAATGCTATCAGGCACGCTAATCCCATTACTTATTTATTTCAGTATCATGTCTGCTTGGTTAGGTATGGGCGCGATTGCATTCGCAACAACAGTATTGACATGGAGTGCATGGAAAAACACTGACAAAACCTCACAACCTATTGATGCTAACGTCTCTTTTTTTCAGCTTTCTAAATTTCAAATAAGGAGCGTAGCACTTATTTTATTGGCTTATACCTGCAATGCGATTGGATATCTACCACATACTTTATTCTGGGTTGATTACATCGTAAGAGAATTAGGTATGTCATTATCTGCATTAGTCGCGACCAGATCTGACATATCAGCTTGA
- a CDS encoding amidohydrolase, translated as MSTLKITLLQQPLAWMDGPANLNHFDTLLGDITGRDLIVLPEMFTTGFAMEAAQSSLEQSVVESWLRQWAQRNNALVGGSVAVQTNNGAANRFLLADPQGNVYQYDKRHLFRMADEHEYYQSGESRQVVEWRGWRILPLICYDLRFPVWSRNRQDYDLALYVANWPTPRAPHWKTLLTARAIENQAYVAGCNRVGTDGNGHSYQGDSRIIDAQGNLLASAPDNQAARIDAELSLEALQSYRETFPAWRDADKFSL; from the coding sequence ATGTCGACTTTAAAAATCACGTTGTTGCAACAACCGTTGGCCTGGATGGACGGCCCGGCCAACCTCAACCATTTCGACACCCTATTGGGTGACATCACCGGCCGCGATCTGATCGTGCTGCCGGAAATGTTCACCACCGGTTTTGCCATGGAAGCGGCTCAAAGCAGCCTGGAACAGAGCGTGGTGGAAAGCTGGTTGCGTCAGTGGGCGCAGCGCAACAACGCGCTGGTCGGCGGCAGCGTGGCGGTACAGACCAACAACGGCGCAGCGAACCGTTTCCTGCTGGCGGATCCGCAGGGTAACGTCTACCAGTACGACAAACGCCACCTGTTCCGCATGGCGGACGAACATGAATATTATCAATCCGGTGAAAGCCGGCAGGTTGTGGAATGGCGCGGCTGGCGCATTCTGCCGTTAATCTGTTACGACCTGCGCTTCCCGGTCTGGTCGCGCAACCGGCAGGATTACGATCTGGCGCTGTACGTCGCCAACTGGCCGACGCCGCGGGCGCCGCACTGGAAAACCTTGCTGACTGCCCGCGCGATTGAGAATCAAGCTTACGTCGCCGGTTGCAACCGCGTCGGCACCGACGGCAACGGCCACAGCTATCAGGGCGACAGCCGGATCATCGACGCGCAGGGCAACCTGCTGGCCAGCGCGCCGGACAATCAGGCGGCGCGCATCGACGCCGAACTGTCGCTGGAAGCATTGCAAAGCTACCGCGAAACCTTCCCCGCCTGGCGCGACGCAGATAAGTTTAGTTTGTGA
- a CDS encoding pyridoxal phosphate-dependent aminotransferase, whose amino-acid sequence MSAALIPDSKLPSLGTTIFTQMSTLAQQHQAINLSQGFPDFDGPSYLKERLNHHVSQGANQYAPMTGVTPLRQVIAEKTAELYGWQPDAETEITVTAGATEALFAAISALVRPGDEVICFDPSYDSYAPAVQLAGGVLKRLALQPPAFRVDWATFDTLLSDRTRLVIVNTPHNPSATVWQRQDFQQLWQAIAAREIYVLSDEVYEHICFAAEGHASVLAHPELRQRAIAVSSFGKTFHMTGWKVGYCVAPAPLSAEVRKVHQYLTFSVNTPAQLAIADMLRQQPQHWRELPDFYRAKRDRFVNALSGSRLDILPCEGTYFLLADYRAISTQDDVSFCRWLTEQVGVAAIPLSVFCDAPFPHTLIRLCFAKQESTLDAAAERLCRL is encoded by the coding sequence ATGAGCGCCGCACTAATTCCCGACAGTAAGCTACCTTCCCTCGGCACCACGATCTTCACGCAGATGAGCACACTGGCGCAGCAGCATCAGGCCATCAATCTGTCGCAGGGGTTCCCGGATTTCGACGGCCCGTCGTACCTGAAAGAACGGCTGAACCACCATGTCAGCCAGGGCGCCAACCAGTACGCCCCCATGACCGGCGTCACCCCGCTGCGCCAGGTGATAGCGGAAAAGACGGCGGAACTCTACGGCTGGCAACCGGATGCGGAGACTGAAATCACCGTTACGGCAGGCGCCACCGAGGCGTTGTTCGCCGCCATCAGCGCACTGGTGCGCCCCGGCGATGAAGTCATCTGCTTCGATCCCAGTTACGACAGCTATGCGCCGGCGGTGCAGCTAGCGGGCGGCGTGCTGAAACGGCTGGCGCTGCAACCGCCCGCCTTCCGCGTCGACTGGGCAACCTTCGACACACTGCTCAGCGACCGTACCCGGCTGGTCATCGTCAATACGCCGCACAATCCGTCCGCCACGGTCTGGCAACGGCAGGATTTCCAGCAACTGTGGCAGGCGATCGCCGCACGGGAAATCTACGTGCTGAGTGATGAAGTGTACGAACACATCTGCTTCGCCGCCGAGGGCCATGCCAGCGTGCTGGCGCATCCGGAACTGCGACAGCGCGCAATCGCCGTGTCTTCGTTCGGTAAAACCTTTCATATGACCGGCTGGAAAGTGGGCTACTGCGTGGCGCCGGCGCCGCTGAGCGCCGAAGTACGTAAGGTTCATCAGTACCTGACGTTTTCCGTCAATACGCCGGCTCAGTTAGCCATCGCCGATATGCTGCGACAGCAGCCGCAGCACTGGCGCGAGCTGCCCGACTTCTACCGCGCTAAACGCGACCGCTTCGTCAACGCGCTGTCCGGCAGCCGGCTGGACATCCTGCCCTGCGAAGGCACCTACTTTCTGCTGGCGGACTACCGCGCCATCTCGACGCAGGACGACGTCAGCTTCTGCCGCTGGCTGACCGAGCAAGTCGGCGTCGCCGCCATTCCGCTGTCGGTTTTCTGTGACGCGCCCTTCCCTCATACGCTGATTCGGTTATGCTTTGCCAAACAGGAATCCACACTTGACGCCGCCGCGGAGCGCTTATGTCGACTTTAA
- a CDS encoding methylthioribulose 1-phosphate dehydratase yields MSNNPQLSELVAACRWIGQKGWCPATGGNMSVRLDEQWCLISESGKDKGNVQAQDFLQVDIASNHIPSGRTPSAETGLHTLLYRLLPQQAGAVLHTHSVNATVLSRVEKRAALVLEGYEMQKSLSGQRTHLDRVTIPIFDNDQDIPALAARVAALHETAPLRYGFLVRGHGLYCWGRDVGEARRHLEGLEFLFQCELQRRLLEAK; encoded by the coding sequence ATGAGTAACAACCCGCAATTGAGCGAGCTGGTGGCCGCCTGTCGCTGGATCGGTCAGAAAGGCTGGTGCCCGGCGACCGGCGGCAACATGTCGGTTCGGCTCGATGAACAATGGTGTCTGATCAGCGAGTCCGGTAAGGATAAAGGCAACGTGCAGGCGCAGGATTTTCTGCAAGTGGATATTGCTTCCAATCATATCCCCAGCGGGCGCACCCCTTCGGCGGAGACCGGCCTGCACACCCTGCTGTATCGTCTGTTGCCGCAGCAGGCCGGCGCGGTGCTGCATACGCATTCGGTGAACGCGACCGTGTTGTCTCGGGTGGAGAAACGTGCGGCGTTGGTGTTGGAAGGATATGAAATGCAGAAATCCCTGAGCGGCCAGCGGACGCATCTCGATCGGGTGACGATCCCCATTTTCGACAACGATCAGGACATTCCGGCGCTGGCGGCCCGCGTTGCGGCTCTGCACGAGACTGCGCCTTTGCGCTACGGTTTTCTGGTGCGCGGCCATGGCCTGTATTGTTGGGGGCGGGATGTGGGGGAAGCCCGCCGCCACCTCGAAGGGCTGGAGTTTCTGTTCCAGTGCGAATTGCAACGACGATTACTGGAGGCCAAATGA
- the mtnC gene encoding acireductone synthase: MIKAIVTDIEGTTSDIRFVHHVLFPYARERLAATLAQADEVPEIAGALDVLRQEMGEPQADAARLLVVLNQFMDQDRKSPALKVLQGIIWRTGYRNGDFRGHVYDDVAPQLRAWHAQGLALYVYSSGSVEAQHLLFGHSEAGDLRPWFSDYFDTRVGAKRDVASYQHIARSIGTSPDALLFLSDIRQELDAAEQAGWHTCQLIRDDADTDSRHRQVNRFDQIDLNAYQAN; encoded by the coding sequence ATGATCAAAGCGATTGTCACCGATATCGAAGGCACAACCAGCGATATCCGTTTTGTGCATCATGTTCTGTTTCCCTATGCCCGCGAACGGCTGGCGGCGACGCTGGCGCAAGCGGATGAGGTGCCGGAAATCGCCGGGGCGCTGGATGTGCTGCGTCAGGAGATGGGCGAGCCGCAGGCCGACGCCGCGCGACTGCTGGTCGTGCTGAACCAGTTTATGGATCAGGATCGCAAGTCGCCGGCGCTGAAGGTGTTGCAGGGCATTATCTGGCGTACCGGCTACCGTAACGGCGATTTTCGCGGCCATGTGTATGACGATGTGGCGCCGCAATTGCGCGCCTGGCACGCACAGGGACTGGCGCTGTATGTCTACTCTTCCGGCTCGGTGGAGGCGCAGCATTTGCTGTTCGGCCATAGCGAAGCGGGCGACCTGCGGCCGTGGTTCAGCGATTACTTTGATACCCGCGTCGGCGCCAAACGCGATGTGGCGTCCTATCAGCATATCGCCCGGTCGATAGGGACATCGCCCGATGCATTGCTGTTCCTGTCCGATATCCGGCAGGAGCTGGATGCCGCCGAACAGGCGGGCTGGCATACCTGCCAGTTGATCCGTGACGACGCGGATACCGACAGCCGTCATCGTCAGGTAAACCGTTTTGATCAGATCGATCTGAATGCCTATCAGGCCAACTAA
- a CDS encoding 1,2-dihydroxy-3-keto-5-methylthiopentene dioxygenase — MSALTIFSDADAQQPLWQSNDAAAIQPQLAAIGVHFERWQADRPLSDAPSADEVLAAYQHEIDKLVAEKGYQSWDVISMRADSPQKEALRAKFLSEHTHAEDEVRFFVAGAGLFCLHVDGRIFQILCEKNDLLSVPAGTPHWFDMGSAPHFTAIRLFNNPDGWIAHFTGDTIADTYPKLA; from the coding sequence ATGAGCGCGTTAACCATTTTCAGTGACGCCGATGCCCAACAGCCGCTGTGGCAGAGTAACGACGCCGCGGCGATCCAACCGCAGCTCGCCGCCATCGGCGTGCATTTCGAGCGCTGGCAGGCGGATCGCCCACTCAGCGATGCCCCTTCCGCCGACGAGGTGCTGGCGGCGTATCAACATGAGATCGACAAACTGGTGGCGGAGAAGGGCTATCAGAGTTGGGATGTGATCAGCATGCGGGCGGATAGTCCGCAGAAGGAGGCGCTGCGCGCCAAGTTCCTGTCCGAGCATACTCACGCGGAAGACGAAGTGCGTTTTTTCGTGGCGGGCGCCGGGCTGTTCTGCCTGCATGTGGACGGCCGGATTTTCCAGATCCTGTGCGAGAAGAACGATCTGCTGTCGGTTCCGGCCGGCACTCCACACTGGTTCGATATGGGATCGGCGCCGCATTTCACCGCCATCCGCCTGTTCAACAATCCCGACGGCTGGATTGCTCACTTCACCGGCGACACCATCGCCGATACTTACCCGAAGCTGGCGTAA
- the mtnA gene encoding S-methyl-5-thioribose-1-phosphate isomerase, whose translation MQTFNTTSLKVVDNQLWILDQQALPQQKIWCPCPDVATLVDHIRTLRVRGAPLIGLSASLLLALLAEQGMPPDALAQALETLRASRPTAVNLMNNLDRMKQALAAADFTGAMTQEALRLIDEDKTLCDRIAGHGVGLVKPGSRLLTHCNTGGLATAGIGTAIGVILRAHQQGKVESVWVDETRPLLQGGRLTAWELGELGIPYRLICDSMAASLMAQGQVDAVWVGADRIAANGDVANKIGTYSLAVLAHYHGIPFYVAAPHTTHDPHCPNGQAIPIEQRAASEVTGVAGSFGQCQWAPTDAAVYNPAFDVTPAALISGWVLDNGVVTPQQVHDGIFQPTQG comes from the coding sequence ATGCAGACCTTTAACACCACCAGTCTGAAAGTCGTTGATAACCAACTGTGGATCCTCGACCAACAGGCGCTGCCGCAGCAAAAAATCTGGTGCCCCTGCCCCGATGTCGCCACGCTGGTCGACCACATCCGCACGCTGCGGGTGCGAGGCGCGCCCCTGATCGGGCTGTCCGCCAGCCTGCTGCTGGCGCTGTTGGCGGAACAGGGGATGCCGCCGGATGCATTAGCACAGGCGCTGGAAACGCTGCGGGCATCGCGCCCGACCGCCGTCAACCTGATGAACAACCTCGATCGCATGAAACAGGCGCTGGCAGCGGCGGATTTCACCGGCGCCATGACGCAGGAGGCATTGCGGCTGATTGATGAAGACAAAACCTTGTGCGATCGCATCGCCGGGCACGGCGTCGGGCTGGTCAAACCCGGCAGTCGGCTGCTGACCCACTGCAATACCGGCGGATTGGCGACGGCGGGCATCGGCACCGCCATCGGGGTGATCCTGCGCGCTCACCAGCAAGGCAAGGTGGAAAGCGTCTGGGTGGATGAAACTCGCCCATTGCTGCAAGGCGGCAGGCTCACCGCCTGGGAGCTGGGTGAGTTGGGCATTCCTTATCGCCTGATTTGCGATTCTATGGCCGCCAGCCTGATGGCGCAGGGCCAGGTCGACGCGGTGTGGGTAGGCGCCGACCGCATTGCCGCCAACGGCGACGTCGCCAACAAGATAGGCACCTATAGCCTGGCGGTGCTGGCGCACTATCACGGCATTCCGTTCTATGTCGCCGCGCCGCACACCACGCATGACCCGCATTGCCCCAATGGGCAGGCTATCCCCATCGAGCAACGCGCCGCCAGTGAAGTCACCGGCGTCGCCGGCAGTTTCGGTCAGTGCCAATGGGCCCCAACGGATGCCGCGGTATACAACCCGGCGTTCGACGTCACGCCGGCGGCGCTCATCAGCGGTTGGGTGCTTGATAACGGCGTGGTGACGCCGCAACAGGTGCACGACGGCATTTTTCAACCCACACAGGGATAA